A genome region from Mesorhizobium sp. B2-1-8 includes the following:
- a CDS encoding ABC transporter ATP-binding protein yields the protein MAHIELKNITKKFGSHTALIDLDLDIADGEFFVLLGETGAGKTTTLRLIAGLEKPTEGQVFINGTDVADWGAAERDVALVLQQYSLYPRYTVRENLEFPLKPKIRRLPDAEIKDRVDRAARTLRIDHLLDRKTDRLSGGEMQRVSIGRAIVRKPRVFLMDEPLSALDAKLREALRTELKNLQIQLGATFLFVTHDQIEAMSMGDKVGVLNHGRIIQTGTPHEIYNNPRDTYVASFVGSPPMNLIDGRLVNGRAVMAPLNFELPFAGAAKTFAGAGARATTDGRPLVFGIRPEDVYLESGAPVEARVHDVENHGVEKILTLRVGDTLLRATVPARTDVAIEQPVRFAWNPDKVVLFDKGSGVSLRHAS from the coding sequence ATGGCCCATATCGAACTGAAGAACATCACCAAGAAGTTTGGCAGCCACACCGCGCTGATCGACCTCGACCTCGACATCGCCGATGGCGAGTTCTTCGTGCTGCTCGGCGAGACTGGCGCCGGCAAGACGACGACACTGAGGCTGATCGCCGGTCTCGAAAAGCCGACGGAAGGCCAAGTGTTCATCAACGGCACCGATGTCGCCGACTGGGGCGCGGCCGAGCGCGACGTGGCGCTGGTGCTGCAGCAATACTCGCTCTACCCGCGCTACACGGTGCGCGAGAATCTCGAATTTCCGCTGAAGCCGAAGATCCGCAGGCTGCCGGACGCCGAGATCAAGGACCGCGTCGACCGCGCCGCCCGCACGCTGCGGATCGACCACCTGCTCGACCGCAAGACCGACCGGCTGTCCGGCGGCGAGATGCAGCGCGTCTCCATCGGCCGCGCCATCGTGCGCAAGCCGCGCGTGTTCCTGATGGACGAGCCGCTGTCGGCGCTCGACGCCAAATTGCGCGAGGCGCTGCGTACCGAGTTGAAGAACCTGCAGATACAGCTCGGCGCCACCTTCCTGTTCGTCACTCACGACCAGATCGAGGCAATGTCGATGGGCGACAAGGTCGGCGTGCTCAACCACGGCCGCATCATCCAGACCGGCACGCCGCACGAGATCTACAACAATCCGCGCGACACCTATGTAGCGAGCTTCGTCGGCTCGCCGCCGATGAACCTCATCGACGGCAGGCTGGTGAACGGCCGCGCGGTGATGGCGCCATTGAATTTCGAACTGCCCTTTGCGGGGGCGGCCAAGACTTTTGCGGGGGCAGGGGCGCGTGCGACGACTGACGGTCGCCCGCTGGTCTTCGGCATCCGTCCGGAGGACGTCTATCTGGAGAGCGGCGCACCGGTCGAGGCACGCGTCCATGATGTCGAGAACCATGGCGTGGAGAAGATCCTGACGCTCCGCGTCGGCGACACCTTGTTGCGCGCCACGGTGCCGGCCAGGACCGATGTCGCGATCGAGCAACCGGTGCGCTTTGCCTGGAACCCCGACAAGGTGGTGCTGTTCGACAAGGGCAGTGGTGTCAGCTTGCGCCACGCGTCATAG
- a CDS encoding AraC family transcriptional regulator translates to MNYNSSKMTQPTSGDPLTDMLRGLRLDGVDYGRCVLGEPWAVSFPAQKAARFHFIGQQGCWLFSPAKEWIELSVGDALLIPRGDEHVLASAPGVPPVPIGRYTIEPVCENIYDVSNECGGPKTLLFCGSMHFNLDGSHPLLDMMPNLMQAHKLMANAPGIQHLLDAMAGEVTMDRVGSGGILARLADVLAATIIRSWVENGCGDATGWIAAVRNPDVGKVLATIHLQPDRDWSVEALARTMGASRSAFAQRFATVVGETPAKYVLRVRMHQARQWLARDGMRVSVAAAKLGYDSEASFSRAFKRVMGVAPSHLRHIGAGDEPS, encoded by the coding sequence ATGAATTACAATTCGTCCAAAATGACACAGCCGACTTCTGGCGATCCGCTGACCGACATGCTGCGCGGGTTACGGCTCGACGGCGTCGACTATGGCCGCTGCGTGCTGGGCGAGCCCTGGGCCGTTTCCTTTCCCGCACAGAAGGCGGCGCGGTTTCATTTCATCGGCCAGCAGGGTTGCTGGCTGTTCTCGCCGGCCAAGGAGTGGATCGAACTCTCCGTGGGTGACGCGCTTCTGATCCCGCGCGGCGACGAGCATGTCCTGGCCAGCGCGCCCGGCGTGCCCCCGGTGCCGATCGGCCGCTACACGATCGAACCGGTGTGCGAGAATATCTACGACGTCTCCAACGAGTGTGGCGGCCCCAAGACCTTGCTGTTTTGCGGCAGCATGCATTTCAATCTCGATGGTTCGCACCCGCTGCTCGACATGATGCCCAACCTGATGCAGGCGCATAAGCTGATGGCGAACGCGCCGGGTATCCAGCATCTGCTCGACGCGATGGCCGGCGAGGTGACGATGGACCGGGTCGGCTCCGGCGGGATTCTTGCCCGCCTTGCCGATGTGCTCGCCGCCACGATCATCCGCTCCTGGGTGGAGAACGGCTGTGGCGATGCGACCGGCTGGATCGCCGCCGTCCGCAATCCCGACGTCGGCAAGGTGCTGGCAACCATCCACCTGCAGCCGGATCGCGATTGGAGCGTCGAGGCGCTGGCGCGGACGATGGGAGCCTCGCGCTCCGCCTTTGCCCAGCGCTTCGCCACGGTGGTCGGAGAGACACCGGCCAAATATGTGCTGCGCGTGCGCATGCACCAGGCTAGGCAATGGTTGGCCCGGGATGGCATGAGGGTATCGGTGGCGGCGGCGAAACTGGGCTATGATTCGGAAGCATCCTTCAGCCGCGCCTTCAAGCGGGTGATGGGTGTGGCGCCGAGCCATCTGCGCCACATTGGTGCCGGCGACGAGCCGTCCTGA
- a CDS encoding GFA family protein: MLYKGSCHCGKVAFEVEGELEGVVRCNCSICARKGALLWAVPHDKLTLVAWGDDLGRYTFGGAKIAHRFCRSCGIHPFAEDTSEGGERSAYVNVNCVTGLDPSALSIFEFDGRAV, translated from the coding sequence ATGCTGTACAAGGGCAGTTGCCACTGCGGCAAGGTTGCGTTCGAGGTGGAGGGCGAGCTTGAGGGCGTCGTGCGCTGCAATTGCTCGATCTGCGCCCGCAAGGGTGCGCTGCTATGGGCCGTGCCACATGACAAGCTTACCCTCGTCGCCTGGGGCGATGACCTGGGCCGCTACACATTCGGCGGGGCGAAAATAGCGCACCGCTTCTGCCGATCCTGCGGCATCCATCCCTTTGCCGAAGACACCAGCGAAGGCGGCGAACGAAGCGCCTACGTCAACGTCAATTGCGTCACCGGTCTCGACCCGTCCGCCTTGTCGATCTTCGAGTTCGACGGGCGGGCAGTCTAA
- a CDS encoding carbohydrate ABC transporter permease — MAAVRTSSEIAFNRIAIAAVLIATLMFLAPIYWIASTAFKPKELAVSVPPTVLFEPEVTPFIRLFTKRVQMQKAVDPQVYEAAPWWEKRIYDGGERVLKVGKDVQLSQYPDRFMNSLIVAVISTVLAVGMGTFTAYGFSRFKIAGEADLLFFILSTRMLPPVVVAIPMFLMYRVVGLNDSHIGLIILYVAFNLSFSVWLMKGFMDEIPKEYEEAALVDGYTRMQAFFKIVLPEAATGIAATAVFCFITAWNEYAFALIMTNRRAQTAPPFIPSQIGSGLPDWTTIAAGTFLFLLPVAIFTFLLRNHLLRGVTFGAIRK; from the coding sequence ATGGCCGCCGTCCGCACTTCTTCCGAGATCGCGTTCAACCGCATCGCCATCGCCGCGGTGCTGATCGCCACGCTGATGTTCCTGGCGCCGATCTACTGGATCGCCTCGACGGCGTTCAAGCCGAAGGAGTTGGCCGTCAGCGTGCCGCCTACCGTGCTGTTCGAGCCTGAGGTGACGCCGTTCATCAGGCTCTTCACCAAGCGCGTGCAGATGCAGAAAGCCGTTGACCCGCAAGTCTACGAGGCCGCGCCCTGGTGGGAAAAGCGCATCTATGATGGCGGCGAGAGGGTGCTGAAGGTCGGCAAGGACGTACAGCTTTCGCAATATCCCGACCGGTTCATGAACAGCCTGATCGTGGCGGTCATCAGCACCGTGCTTGCGGTGGGCATGGGAACCTTCACCGCCTACGGCTTCTCGCGCTTCAAGATCGCCGGCGAGGCGGACCTGCTCTTCTTTATTCTGTCGACACGCATGCTGCCGCCGGTGGTGGTCGCCATCCCTATGTTCCTGATGTACCGGGTGGTCGGCCTCAACGACTCGCATATCGGCCTGATCATCCTCTACGTCGCCTTCAACCTGTCCTTCTCGGTCTGGCTGATGAAGGGCTTCATGGACGAGATCCCGAAGGAGTATGAGGAGGCGGCGCTGGTAGACGGCTACACCCGCATGCAGGCCTTCTTCAAGATCGTGCTGCCGGAAGCGGCAACCGGCATCGCCGCCACCGCCGTGTTCTGCTTCATCACCGCTTGGAACGAATACGCTTTCGCGCTGATCATGACCAATCGCCGCGCACAGACGGCCCCGCCCTTCATCCCATCGCAGATCGGCTCCGGGCTGCCGGACTGGACCACGATCGCGGCGGGCACTTTCCTGTTCCTGCTGCCGGTCGCGATCTTCACCTTCCTGCTGCGCAACCATCTGCTTCGCGGCGTGACGTTCGGAGCGATCCGCAAATGA
- a CDS encoding DUF4437 domain-containing protein yields MANHFAPLALAALSVVPGRAFALEDSYLPAGKIPYVAEAPDQPQRLGPLWGERSKGPAGTLLKVPGNWRAPIHAHTADYRAAVIQGLWAHWQMEGGEATKVELPPGSYWTQKANEMHDDACLSQTECVILLINDTPYETYLPK; encoded by the coding sequence ATGGCCAATCATTTCGCACCGCTCGCGCTTGCCGCCCTGTCGGTCGTTCCCGGACGCGCCTTTGCCCTCGAGGACAGCTATCTACCGGCAGGCAAGATCCCTTACGTCGCCGAGGCTCCTGACCAGCCGCAGCGCCTCGGACCGTTGTGGGGCGAAAGGTCCAAGGGCCCTGCCGGAACATTGCTGAAAGTTCCGGGCAACTGGCGCGCTCCTATTCACGCGCACACCGCCGACTATCGTGCCGCGGTCATCCAGGGTCTTTGGGCGCATTGGCAGATGGAAGGCGGTGAAGCAACCAAGGTCGAACTGCCACCTGGATCCTACTGGACCCAGAAGGCCAATGAGATGCATGACGACGCCTGCCTCTCGCAGACGGAATGCGTGATCCTGTTGATCAACGACACGCCATACGAGACCTATCTGCCGAAATAG
- a CDS encoding ABC transporter ATP-binding protein produces the protein MTQIELRGIEKFFGAVQVIHNLNLAIADNEFIVLLGQSGCGKTTTLRAIAGLETIDQGDILIDGKAVQHLKAADRDIAMVFQSFSLYPHMTVFENIAFPLRATRMSSGEVDKSVREVARVLRITDLLDKRPSALSGGDMQRVAIGRALVRRPKAMLMDEPIGALDAKLREEMRAEIKRLHVKQGSTTIYVTHDQIEAMSLADRIVIMHEGFIQQVGTPDDVYSHPANLFVAQFVGSPVMNIAEASVTEHASAAAVTVGGAPAGFEFPRQLLSKLNGHSNGGLTLGIRPEGVLVRRDAAPGYMPVEANIIEPLGSFDVVDLKVGSEMLRARTKAGYVSGPGEKVHVRIDPEQAHFFDTASGKSLGVRL, from the coding sequence GTGACGCAGATCGAACTTCGTGGCATCGAGAAATTCTTCGGTGCCGTCCAGGTCATCCACAACTTGAACCTCGCCATCGCCGACAACGAGTTTATCGTGCTGCTCGGCCAGTCTGGCTGCGGCAAGACCACGACGCTGCGCGCGATAGCGGGGCTGGAGACGATCGATCAGGGCGACATCCTGATCGACGGCAAGGCGGTGCAGCACCTCAAGGCCGCCGACCGCGACATCGCCATGGTGTTCCAGTCCTTCTCGCTCTACCCGCACATGACAGTGTTCGAGAACATCGCCTTTCCGCTGCGCGCCACGCGCATGAGCAGCGGCGAGGTCGACAAGTCTGTGCGCGAGGTCGCCCGGGTCCTGCGCATCACCGACCTGCTCGACAAGAGGCCTTCTGCGCTCTCCGGCGGCGACATGCAGCGCGTGGCGATCGGCCGAGCGCTGGTGCGGCGCCCGAAGGCAATGCTGATGGACGAGCCGATCGGCGCGCTGGACGCCAAGCTGCGCGAAGAGATGCGCGCCGAGATCAAGCGCCTGCACGTCAAACAGGGGTCGACCACGATCTACGTCACCCACGACCAGATCGAGGCAATGAGCCTGGCCGACCGGATCGTCATCATGCATGAGGGTTTCATCCAGCAAGTCGGTACGCCGGACGATGTCTATTCGCACCCGGCGAACCTGTTCGTGGCGCAATTCGTCGGCAGCCCGGTGATGAACATCGCCGAGGCCAGCGTCACCGAACATGCCAGTGCCGCCGCCGTCACGGTCGGCGGCGCGCCGGCGGGCTTTGAGTTCCCGCGCCAGCTCCTGTCCAAGCTCAACGGGCATTCCAACGGTGGCTTGACGCTCGGCATCCGCCCGGAGGGCGTGCTCGTCCGGCGCGATGCAGCGCCAGGCTACATGCCGGTCGAGGCGAACATCATCGAGCCGCTGGGATCGTTCGACGTCGTCGACCTCAAGGTCGGCTCCGAGATGCTGCGCGCGCGCACCAAGGCCGGCTACGTTTCGGGTCCCGGCGAGAAGGTCCATGTCCGCATCGATCCGGAGCAGGCGCATTTCTTCGACACGGCAAGCGGCAAGTCGCTGGGGGTGAGGCTGTAA
- a CDS encoding hydroxyacid dehydrogenase: protein MPKILSTHPLHPRASARLAGAGQLVIASALDAATLTREAKDADIVIVRAPLPPALFEGAWKLRAAIRHGAGLDMIPMEAAAAAGVLVANVPAVNARSVAEHVMFTALALLRQFRRVDRDLRAKGWLAGREHANSNIELAGKTIGIVGLGAVGQAVGHIAAHGFDLRVVATTRSMQPAPEKVGFLSIDALVEQSDIVVLCCPLTPETRGLISRERIARMKPNALLINVSRGPVVDDDALIDALRECRIGGAALDVFSTQPLPPNHPYFGFDNVIITPHMAGITEESMMRMGVGAAGEALLVLAGKLPVNLRNPEVVDHYRRRFPAQI from the coding sequence ATGCCAAAGATCCTGTCGACGCATCCGCTGCACCCGCGCGCCTCGGCCAGGCTGGCGGGCGCTGGTCAGCTCGTCATCGCCTCCGCGCTCGATGCCGCCACCTTGACCAGGGAGGCCAAGGACGCCGATATCGTCATCGTGCGCGCGCCACTGCCGCCGGCATTGTTCGAGGGCGCCTGGAAGCTTAGGGCCGCGATCCGCCATGGCGCCGGGCTCGACATGATCCCGATGGAAGCGGCCGCGGCAGCCGGCGTGCTCGTGGCCAACGTGCCGGCGGTCAATGCCCGCTCGGTCGCCGAGCATGTCATGTTCACCGCGCTTGCACTGCTGCGGCAGTTCCGCAGGGTCGACCGCGACCTGCGCGCCAAGGGTTGGCTTGCCGGACGCGAGCATGCCAACTCCAACATCGAACTCGCCGGCAAGACCATCGGCATCGTTGGTCTCGGCGCCGTCGGGCAAGCCGTCGGCCATATCGCCGCGCACGGCTTCGACCTGAGAGTGGTGGCAACGACGCGCAGCATGCAGCCGGCGCCGGAAAAAGTCGGCTTCCTGTCGATCGACGCGCTGGTCGAGCAGAGCGACATCGTCGTGCTCTGCTGTCCGCTGACCCCGGAGACGCGCGGCCTGATCAGCCGAGAGCGCATCGCCCGCATGAAACCCAACGCATTGCTGATCAACGTGTCGCGCGGGCCGGTCGTCGATGATGACGCGCTGATCGACGCCTTGCGGGAATGCCGCATCGGCGGGGCCGCGCTCGACGTTTTCTCGACGCAGCCGCTGCCACCAAATCATCCCTATTTCGGCTTCGACAATGTCATCATCACCCCGCATATGGCGGGGATCACCGAGGAATCGATGATGCGCATGGGCGTCGGCGCGGCGGGCGAAGCCTTGCTGGTGCTGGCGGGCAAACTGCCGGTCAATCTGCGCAATCCGGAAGTGGTCGATCATTACCGGCGGCGGTTTCCGGCGCAGATATAG
- a CDS encoding amidase encodes MQSIRDHLEIILSRLANRAADEKVYTKLYAEAARAAADASDARSRAGVTLGPLDGTIVSIKDLFDVAGEATTAGSLMRRTAAPAQRDAAIVGRLRQAGAVIIGKTNMTEFAFTAIGDNMHYGTPGNAVDASRIPGGSSSGAGVSVGEGTSEISIGSDTGGSIRIPASLNGVVGFKPTARRVPLSGAFPLSGTLDSVGPLARTVSQCAAADAVMAGEVRNELAAIPLAGLRIGVPRGVLFGDTEGEIAAAFEHCLGKIGSTGARIADLSIDDMIADLRVATKRGSIAAMEGAEVHADWLAAGASVSVDPHVSGPLSRAALLPTPVYIRALRRRAALAAAMDERLASIDVLALPTTPVTAPTIASLAEDAELRDRIEGLLLRNTQVANQFDLCAISLPMPGTSLSMGLMLVARKGHDNRLLRIAAEVERLLAG; translated from the coding sequence ATGCAATCAATCCGCGACCATCTCGAAATCATCCTGTCACGTCTTGCCAACCGTGCGGCCGACGAGAAGGTCTATACGAAGCTTTATGCCGAAGCCGCACGGGCCGCGGCTGACGCCAGCGATGCCCGCAGCCGAGCCGGCGTGACGCTTGGCCCGCTCGACGGCACCATTGTCTCGATCAAGGATCTGTTCGATGTCGCCGGCGAAGCGACCACGGCCGGTTCGCTGATGCGCAGGACCGCTGCGCCGGCTCAGCGCGACGCCGCCATCGTCGGCCGGTTGCGCCAGGCCGGCGCGGTTATCATCGGCAAGACCAACATGACCGAATTCGCCTTCACCGCGATCGGCGACAACATGCACTACGGCACGCCCGGCAATGCCGTCGATGCCAGCCGCATTCCAGGCGGGTCGTCGTCCGGCGCCGGCGTGTCTGTGGGCGAGGGGACGAGCGAAATCTCGATCGGCTCGGACACCGGGGGTTCGATCCGCATTCCAGCATCCTTGAACGGTGTCGTCGGTTTCAAGCCGACGGCGCGGCGTGTGCCGCTTTCTGGCGCCTTTCCGCTTTCGGGCACGTTGGACTCGGTCGGGCCGCTTGCCCGAACCGTCTCGCAATGCGCCGCCGCCGACGCGGTGATGGCCGGCGAGGTGCGGAACGAATTGGCGGCCATTCCACTCGCCGGGCTTCGCATCGGCGTTCCGCGCGGCGTTCTCTTCGGCGACACGGAAGGCGAGATTGCCGCGGCCTTCGAGCATTGTCTCGGCAAGATAGGGTCGACTGGCGCACGCATTGCGGATCTGTCGATTGACGACATGATCGCGGATTTGCGCGTGGCCACCAAGCGCGGTTCCATCGCGGCGATGGAAGGCGCGGAAGTGCATGCCGACTGGCTGGCGGCAGGGGCGTCGGTGTCGGTCGACCCGCATGTCAGCGGGCCATTGTCGCGGGCGGCGCTGCTGCCGACGCCGGTCTATATCAGGGCGCTCCGCCGCCGTGCCGCGCTGGCCGCCGCCATGGATGAGCGGCTGGCGTCGATCGATGTGCTGGCTTTACCGACCACGCCGGTGACGGCGCCGACCATCGCTTCCCTGGCTGAGGATGCCGAACTGCGTGATCGTATCGAAGGCCTGCTTTTGCGCAACACGCAGGTCGCCAACCAATTCGACCTCTGCGCGATCTCGCTGCCGATGCCGGGAACATCGCTGTCAATGGGGTTGATGCTGGTGGCGCGCAAAGGCCATGACAATCGTTTGCTGAGGATCGCCGCTGAAGTGGAGAGGCTGCTGGCTGGTTGA
- a CDS encoding MFS transporter, whose translation MAEPATGVIDAALLNPADQEERTEPAWGAVVSLALGVFGLVTAEFLPASLLTPMARDLGVSEGVAGQAVTATAIVGAIAAPTMAIITRRMDRRLVMWMLTVFLILSNLLATFASSLPMLLLARVVLGVALGGFWAMSAAMALRLVPMRLMPRAMSIILTGVSLATVTAAPVGAYVGDVWGWRTAFMIATIVGALALLVQLATIPKLPPVGVASFRTLLEVLERPSIRVALLVVLLVASGHFAGFTYVRPFLEKVPVLDIETISLVLLAYGIGGFFGNIAGGILAERNLKAAVALAPLLIALAAASMLILGASPMIAAAAVAAWGFAFGAVPVGLQSWLVRAAPDQAESAGGLMVATFQVAIAMGAVFGGLLVDHAGVASAFAYCGAATLLAAIVVFLRGPKQAE comes from the coding sequence ATGGCCGAACCCGCGACGGGCGTCATCGACGCTGCCCTATTGAACCCCGCAGATCAGGAAGAGCGAACGGAGCCGGCATGGGGCGCCGTGGTCTCGCTCGCCCTTGGCGTATTCGGTCTGGTCACCGCCGAATTCCTGCCCGCCAGCCTTTTGACGCCGATGGCGCGCGATCTCGGCGTAAGCGAAGGCGTGGCCGGGCAGGCGGTGACGGCAACCGCCATCGTCGGCGCCATCGCCGCTCCCACCATGGCCATCATCACAAGGCGCATGGACCGCAGGCTGGTGATGTGGATGCTGACGGTGTTCCTCATCCTGTCCAACCTTCTTGCCACCTTTGCCTCGTCGCTGCCCATGCTTCTGCTTGCCCGTGTCGTGCTCGGCGTGGCCCTCGGCGGCTTCTGGGCGATGTCGGCGGCCATGGCGCTGCGGCTGGTTCCGATGCGGCTGATGCCCCGCGCCATGTCGATCATCCTCACCGGCGTGTCGCTGGCCACCGTCACCGCGGCTCCTGTCGGCGCCTATGTCGGCGACGTCTGGGGCTGGCGCACGGCATTCATGATCGCGACCATCGTCGGGGCGCTGGCGCTGCTGGTGCAATTGGCCACCATTCCGAAGCTGCCGCCGGTGGGCGTCGCGAGCTTCCGCACCTTGCTCGAAGTGCTGGAGCGACCGTCGATCAGGGTTGCCTTGCTGGTCGTGCTGCTGGTCGCCTCCGGGCACTTTGCCGGCTTCACCTATGTCCGTCCCTTCCTCGAGAAGGTGCCGGTGCTCGACATCGAGACGATCTCGCTGGTGCTGCTGGCCTACGGCATAGGCGGTTTCTTCGGCAACATCGCCGGCGGCATCCTGGCTGAGCGCAACCTCAAGGCCGCGGTGGCACTGGCGCCCTTGCTGATTGCATTGGCGGCCGCCTCGATGCTGATCCTTGGCGCTTCGCCCATGATCGCCGCCGCCGCCGTCGCGGCCTGGGGCTTTGCCTTCGGCGCGGTGCCGGTCGGGCTGCAGAGCTGGCTGGTGCGGGCAGCGCCCGACCAGGCTGAAAGCGCCGGCGGACTGATGGTGGCGACCTTCCAGGTCGCGATTGCCATGGGCGCCGTCTTCGGCGGCCTGCTGGTCGACCATGCCGGCGTCGCCAGCGCCTTTGCCTATTGCGGCGCGGCGACGTTGCTGGCAGCGATCGTGGTGTTCCTGCGCGGCCCGAAGCAGGCCGAATAG
- a CDS encoding mandelate racemase/muconate lactonizing enzyme family protein, producing MRIKTVQAWWVRVPIEAAKQHRSDFGQVTTFDAAILRIETDDGLVGWGEGKNAAGSAGSYGALVHMLNHEVGPQLIGRDPADIGVIWEMLYNGVRHETAAHAGHAMPQLARRGMSVAAISAVDIALWDILGKSLGQPVWRLLGGRKADRMQAYASGGWASADAIGEQLKSYAAKGGFKALKMRVGAMDGAAHISAARVRAARQALGPDVELMVDAHGTYTVAEAKRFIHLVGDLDLAWFEEPVIADDKPGMAEVRATGAVPIATGESEATRYAFRDLAVLKAADIFQPDPAFCGGISEAMKIGTIASAFNLRFAPHLWAGAPCFFAGLHVCAASPSSFTVEYSLGANPMIHDLVEETVEAKDGMIAIPEKPGLGFTISERFLEAHAQRN from the coding sequence ATGCGCATCAAGACAGTCCAGGCCTGGTGGGTCCGCGTCCCGATCGAAGCCGCGAAGCAGCACCGCAGCGACTTCGGCCAGGTGACGACCTTCGACGCCGCCATCCTGCGCATCGAAACCGATGACGGGCTGGTCGGCTGGGGCGAAGGCAAGAACGCAGCCGGCAGTGCCGGCAGCTACGGCGCCCTCGTCCACATGCTGAACCACGAGGTCGGGCCGCAGTTGATCGGCCGAGATCCGGCCGACATCGGCGTCATCTGGGAGATGCTCTACAACGGCGTACGCCATGAGACCGCCGCTCATGCCGGCCACGCCATGCCGCAATTGGCGAGGCGCGGCATGAGCGTCGCCGCCATCAGTGCCGTCGACATCGCGCTCTGGGACATCCTGGGCAAGTCGCTGGGACAGCCGGTCTGGCGGTTGCTCGGCGGCCGCAAGGCCGATCGCATGCAGGCCTATGCCTCCGGCGGCTGGGCGTCGGCCGATGCCATCGGCGAGCAATTGAAATCCTACGCCGCCAAGGGCGGCTTCAAGGCGCTGAAGATGCGGGTCGGCGCCATGGATGGAGCGGCACACATCTCCGCCGCCCGCGTGCGCGCCGCGCGCCAGGCGCTCGGCCCCGACGTCGAGTTGATGGTCGATGCCCACGGCACCTATACGGTGGCCGAGGCCAAGCGCTTCATCCATCTGGTCGGCGATCTCGATCTCGCCTGGTTCGAGGAGCCTGTGATCGCCGACGACAAGCCGGGCATGGCAGAGGTGCGAGCCACCGGCGCGGTTCCGATCGCCACCGGCGAAAGCGAGGCGACGCGCTATGCCTTCCGCGATCTCGCCGTGCTCAAGGCCGCCGACATCTTCCAGCCGGACCCGGCCTTCTGCGGCGGCATCAGCGAGGCGATGAAGATCGGCACCATTGCCAGCGCCTTCAACCTGCGTTTTGCACCGCATCTATGGGCCGGCGCGCCATGCTTCTTCGCCGGGCTGCATGTCTGCGCGGCGTCGCCTTCGAGTTTCACGGTCGAATATTCGCTCGGCGCCAACCCGATGATCCACGATCTGGTCGAAGAGACTGTCGAAGCCAAGGACGGTATGATAGCGATCCCGGAAAAGCCCGGATTGGGATTCACCATTTCTGAGCGATTCCTGGAGGCGCACGCGCAACGCAATTGA
- a CDS encoding FadR/GntR family transcriptional regulator, with protein sequence MKEKNLLAELAAYLFSHSDKESGRTPSERELAEHFGVSRGQIREALAILEAMRIVERRAKSGIYIDTKQASVEALALFARAGLPLDPLQIYETVELRKIHEIKAAELACSRATEENFERLREILKASEERIAAGEGLAKEDREFHLEIVRATKNGVFHNICSVYYLMGEQRLPIYFNDPERSVRSHAEHVQIYEALLRRDGNLAQALMSAHLQGAESYWKGLIEGGMAALPAGAALEKA encoded by the coding sequence ATGAAAGAAAAGAACCTTCTAGCGGAACTCGCCGCCTATCTGTTCTCCCACTCGGACAAGGAGAGCGGCCGCACGCCTTCCGAACGCGAATTGGCTGAGCATTTCGGCGTCAGCCGCGGCCAGATCCGCGAAGCGCTCGCCATCCTCGAAGCCATGCGCATCGTCGAGCGCCGCGCCAAATCGGGCATCTACATCGACACCAAACAGGCGAGCGTCGAGGCGCTGGCGCTGTTTGCACGCGCCGGCCTGCCGCTCGATCCCCTGCAGATCTATGAGACGGTCGAGTTGCGCAAGATCCATGAGATCAAGGCCGCCGAGCTTGCCTGTTCGCGCGCCACCGAAGAGAATTTCGAGCGCCTGCGCGAGATCCTCAAGGCCTCCGAGGAACGCATCGCCGCAGGCGAAGGCCTTGCCAAGGAGGACCGCGAATTCCACCTCGAAATCGTGCGCGCCACCAAGAACGGCGTTTTCCACAACATCTGCAGCGTCTACTACCTGATGGGCGAGCAGCGCCTGCCGATCTATTTCAACGATCCCGAACGCAGCGTGCGTTCGCATGCCGAGCATGTGCAGATCTACGAGGCGCTGCTGCGCCGCGACGGCAATCTCGCCCAGGCGCTGATGAGCGCCCATCTGCAAGGCGCGGAAAGCTACTGGAAAGGCCTGATCGAAGGTGGCATGGCGGCTTTGCCCGCGGGCGCGGCGCTCGAAAAGGCCTGA